TTGTTTCTTTACTGGCTAagttttctaagttaatgcactAACCCTTGAGTTGTTCCAACACTTCCCAGGTTCAAGATCCATTTGCTTCAATCCTCAATATTCTTCACACAAAGGGTATCACCAGCTTCAGATCTGCACTGAGAAACTGCACCTGCTACAGTAACACAAATAGAAAGAACAAGCACTGTGTGACACAAGGGTGAAGGAATCTAAACCATGAATTACAACCACACAATTCTCTCATCCTCTCTGCACCAAACCAGATGTGATACaaggaaaaaaaacattcaCTCACTTGTGGATAAATTCACATGACAGTGATGACACCCATATCTCTCTCAAATCTTCTTGAAAAGTGggcacacattttttttttgtcaaaaactAAGGTGGACAGCAGCATATAACCCAATAAGCAGGATTCCCAAGATGACACTTTTTCATGAAATCAAAGattcatataatataatatattcatGATAGAAATTCAAAAAGGTTTAGTGCTGGAAAAAAGAGAGAATTAAAAAttagggttaaaaactataaccgtccctgaactttgggcgagatttgaaaaccgtccctcgtcggaaaattatctgaaaaccgtccTCAGACTATTGAAAACTAAATTGACCCGTCCCTCCGGCCACCATCCCTCCGGCGAGCACCTTATGTGGCacgccacgtcatttaatgagatgacgtgtaatattttttttttaaataataacaattaaccctaaatcccaaattaacacaattaaccctaaatcccaaattaaccctaaattcccaaattaactgtaaacaacaaaatcaacatCTATCCTTTCTGTTATAGCTTTCGTCCGAATCCCATCCCTCTCCCTTGCAGTTTTTCATCCTTGACGAACACGAAGAACAAGGAGACAAGGCTGCGATCTGGGTAAGGTGATTCGATGATCTGAGGACGAAGTAGGCGACAAAGAGCACGAACATCGAAAGAAGATTTCCAGGTTTGTAGTCTACTCGTATCGCTTAACATTTTAGGGTTTCGAATACGATTTGTGAGTCCGTAATGTGTTTTTGTGCCTTTCATTGCTAGTTGTGTGCTGTTTTTACTTGGTTTCTATTTTGGAGTTGAATCGGATTGTTGCTATTTTAGGGTATTTGTGTGCGATTTGGGTTTAGTGATGCTTGAAACTATGCATGTTTGTTCATCACCATTGCTTGTTCTTGACATGTGTTGTTATGCATTTTGTAGGATGAGTTTCAGTGTGCTTGTTCATCACCATGGGGTTTTCGCCAGGGAGCCACACTGGCATTACAAAGATGTCAAAATCACTAAGGTTGGTGTTGATAAGGATAGGTGGGGTTATTTCGAGTGCCTTGATACCGTGAAGGACTTGGGGTACACAAGAGGGAAGTTCAAAATTTGGTGGAGGACACGCGATGATATTATTGCTCACAACTTCAGGCCTGTATTGACTGACAAAGATGCCATGGACCTTGCAACATTTGCTATCAAAAACATGGGTGGTTCTGTGCATTTGTTTGTGGAGCATACTGCTGATGAACTGCCCTCTAGTCCAATGGAATTGCTGAGGTTCCTTGATGGTAGAACTCCTCATCTTGCCTATGCACCAACATCAACTAAGTCTACAAGTATGCCTTTGAAGCCTCCTTCTAAGTGTGCTGCAGCAGCAGCTAAGGCTACAACATCAAATAAGCCTTTTAAGCTTCCTTCTAAGGCTCCATCCAAGCCTAGTCCTTCATTATGGGCTCCATCCAAGCTTACTCCTTCTAGCAGGCCTCCATCCAAGGCTACTCTTTCAATGAGTTCAACTGGAAAGAGGCCTGCTCCTTCAAAGGTTGCTTCATCTGCAAAGAAACCTGCTACTTCCAAGGCTACTCCTTTATTCATGGCTCCATCAAAGGCTAAGGCTACTCTTTCATTCATGGCTTCATCTGGAAAAATGCCTGCTCCTTCAAAGGATGTTTCACATGCAAAGAAACCTGCTCCACCCAAGCCTACCAGAAGGTCATATAGGATTATGTGCACTGTTCCAAAGACAAAGCAGAAGAGGCTTCCTGTTTTATTGGAATTGTCTAGTGATGAAGAGGATCAACCAGAAGTACAAGAAGAGGTGCTAACACAACTGGATAATGATATTGCTTATGATGGAGAGGGTGAGGCAGAGAACCAGGATGAAATTGATGCAGATGTGGAGGTTGAAGGTAAGTCCATAAAACTCACCCTTTATGTGCATTAATACATACAATAGTTGTTTCCAATTAATGATATTGTTCATGATCCAGAAGTTGTACCTGTACTTGAACCAGAATTACAACCTCAAGTTCAGGCAAATGTGGAGGTTGAAGGTAGGTCCAATAAAGTCACCCTTTATTTTCATTAATACATACAATAGTTGTGTAGAAGACTTACAATGTCTTTATGTTTGAAGGCCCTGAAGTTGAGGTTCCAGTTAATGATGTGCAAGAAGAGGTGATGAATGAGGGGAATAATGATGTTCAAGAAGAGGTGATGAATGAAGGGCATAATGATGTGCAAGAAGAAGTGATGAATGAGGAGAATAATGAAAATACACTTGATGGAGATCCTACTTCAGGTAGTGATGATTCTGAACTTGATGTGCACTTCAGTGACAGTGAAGAGGAGAGGACACAAGGTATTGATGATGGATTTCAATCAAACACTGTTGGTGTGGCTGAAGCACTTTTGAATGAGCAGTTGAGGAAAATGACTGATGAGGATTCTAATGTGCATGTTGTACAGAATGTGGATGAGGAAATTGGTGGATTTCATGGTGATCATGACATGGAAGCTGGTTGGGAGAGTGAGGACTTAAATAGCATGTCAGAAGGTGACAGTGATGATTCTAATGAACCTGATAGGAGACATCTGCAGTTCAGACCTGAAGATATGAGGCCAGAGTTCAAATTCAGGGTGGGAATGGAATTCACTTCACTGCAGCAGTTTAAAGAGGCAGCTAAAGACCATGCTACACTTATTGGTAGGGGAATCACTTTCCCAAAGAATGATTTTGACAGAGTTAGGGCAGTGTGTAAGAAGAAAGATCAATGTCCTTTTGTGATGTTGTGTAGCAAGGTTGGTGGAAAGCAGACATTTGCAATCAAGACTCTGATTGCTCCTCATACATGTGGCAGAGTTTGAGCACAGATTCTGCTTGGGGCACCTTTATGCCAACTTCAAGAAGAAGTTTGGAGGTGGGGTTGTGATTAGAGATCTCATGATGGGAGCAGTCAAGGCAACATATAGACAATTATGGGAAAAGAAGATGAATGAGCTGAGGGCACAAAATCAAGCAGCATGGGAGTACCTTATTGCCATACCTACAAGGTCCTGGTGTAAGCATGACTTTAGCTTCTACCCTAAGTGTGATGTGCTCCTAAACAATCTGAGTGAGTCCTTCAATGCAACCATCCTTCTGGCAAGGGACAAGCCAATCTTGACTATGATGGATTGGATTCGAACTTACCTAATGGGTAGATTTGCAACTCTGAGGGAAAAGTTTCAGAAATATAGAGGAGAGGTGATGCCCAAACCCATGAAGAGGTTATCAGTGGAGATAGAGAAAAGTGCATACTGGTTTCCTACATGCAGTTCAGAGGATAAGTTTGAGGTTAAGTTCATGGGTACTAATGGTGATAGCTTCATTGTAGACTTGAGGGCACAGTCTTGCACTTGTAATCTGTGGGAGTTGGTAGGAATTCCATGCAGGCATGTTGTTGCATGCATATCATACAATGGTCTAAACCCACAGTCCTTTGTGCATGATTACTACAAAAGAGCGGCTTATGAAGCAACCTATGGTCATGAGATCAGTCCTATTAATGGCCAGACAATGTGGGAACCTACCAATGACCCTGACATACTACCACCACTGTTTAAAAGGAGGCCTGGAAGACCTAAGAAACTGAGAAGAAGGGACCCTTATGAAGATACAGAGCAGACACATCTACACAGAGGAGTTGCAAGGCACAGGTGCAGTAGATGTGGGCAGCATGGACATAATACAAGGAGATGCACACTTCCCCCACCTGTAAATGAAGAAGGAGAAAATTCTCAAGCACAAAATGAAAGTCAGGTCATTAATGAAACTCAAACACAAACTGAAACCCAAGCACAAAATCAAGTTCCCACAGTAAGTATAATTCAATTATAATTGACATATgaactgaaaattgaaaattgcaTATTAACTGAAAATTGTATATGCATATGAACTGAAATTGCAGGATGGAGGAACCTCTCAAGCTGGGCCTTCTCAGCCTGGGCCATCTCAGGTTGCTAGACCACCTCAAGTTCGTAGGTGCAGCAGATGTAAGCAAGTTGGACACAATTCAAGGAGATGCAGTCTTCCTGTCATAACTCAAACTGCTACTTCTCAAGCTGTTCATGTAAGTTTATTGTATACTTGACAGATCTAAGGTCATATACAACAAATCATTATTCTAAAACAATTCATGAAATTGCAGGATGGAGCCTCCCAAGCTGTGCAATCTCAGGTTGAAGATGGAGCAAGAACTCAGGTCGAAGGTGTGGCGAATCTGCCAGGATCTGGAGCTGCATCTCAGGTTCATGGTGGGGAAGATCTGGCAGCTGCATCTGCATCTCAAGCTGTATGAGGAGGAATGATTGATGTAATTAGGGCTAATTACTctctgttttgttttggtagCACATGGGTGCTCTTTTTGATGTACTTTGCATAGCACATGTGTGCTCATTTTGATATACTTTGGACACCATATGGGTGGGTTTTTCTGATGTAGATGACATTCAATGTGGACCACAAGTTGTGATGTTATGTTTTTTATTGCAAGTGGGATGGACCACTTTTTCCTATTGGGATCAATTTAGTCAATGAGATTCTCTTCTCTAATTGCTGTTAGCATTGATTAAAGGTTATAATATGCTTTATTTAAGTTATTTGTGCTTTCTAGGCCAGTAAAGAAATCAGAAACAATAAAGGGACAAGGGAATACAACAACTTTTTAAAGACAACAACAACCATACTTTTGTCATTACTTTTCAATACCAAAGCTGTTACAGTTGAAATTTTGTCAAGCTTACATAGTGCTATTGCAACCACAACCAACAAAGATGCATCAACCTAACTAGTCACAATTCTACCTACTTGAATTTCCCAGAAGTGAAGAACAACCCTAATCCTACAACCCACAACAGCACAGCAAAGCCAACACTAAAAAAGGCCACATTATTCTTCATGGTTTCACAGTCAAGCTTCCTTTGCagtttgttgttcttcttcttgcttTCTTCCAATTTTCTGCTCaattcatcatgtttcctcttcaAATCCTCCAATTCATGCATTATTTTCAGTAATTCAAGGTCTGGTTGTCTTTCAGCACCTTGCCCTTGGACAAAATCATCCCACAAGAAAAACCCACAATCTTTAGATGTCTgcaaatcaaaaagaaaatcatCACACCATTGAATTCGAGGTAAAACAGAACCATGAAGGGGTAGAGGAGTATGATTTACCTCGAAATTCCTGCATCTCCAGAACCTCCGACCTGGGTTCTTAGGAGTGTGTGAGGTCAGGtgcaaaatcaattctccacACTCGCAAGTTCCTCCAGGAGGCAATGCGTTCAGAGAAGAAGCACGAGAACCAGTGGCAGAAGTAGAAGAAGTTGTTGGTCTTCTCATCGTGTTGCTCGTGTTGCTCGATGGGAGAAGCAGAAGTAGAAAACGGAGAACACGATGGGAGAAGAAGGTGAACACGATGGGAGAAGAAGGGGAACACGAAGGGAgagcagaagaggaagaaggggaaCACGAAGGGAGAGCAGAAGAGGAACATGATGAACCCTAACTCAGATTTGGGGGTTTTATGTGTAGATAGATTTGGGATTTAGGTAAAATTAGTGTTAGATAAATGgttgatttagggttaattgggactttagggttaatttgggatttagggttaattgtgttaatttgggatttagggttaattgttattattttaaaaaaaaaaatattacacgtcatctcattaaatgacgtggcgtGCCACATAAGGTGCTCGCCGGAGGGATGGTGGCCGGAGGGACGAGTCAATTTAGTTTTCAATAGTCTGAggacggttttcagataattttccggcgagggacggttttcaaatctcgcccaaagttcagggacggttatagtttttaaccctaaaAATTAACAAGATAAAAAGGAGGGAGGAATGGAGAAAAGGTGCACCACTCAGACTGAGACAGAAGCAAGTGCATCTCATCCATCCAATAATCATTCCAAAAACCAGTTAAATTATTGCCTCCATATTATATCATTTATTATCATTACcaatattatttttcttaaacttTTCCTGTGCTCacaaattttttcttcttctggatGATGGAGAGGAAAACAAGATATGCACCTCACCTTTTGCTGGCAAGTCCAACAGAAATTATTTAGCCTTAGAGGGAGGAAATCTGTATTACATAACAAGTCATTAGTTAGGAGTTAGGACTTAGGACAGTGATATGAAGAAAGCAGaagcaaatgaaaatgatttcaaGGTTCTAGTTGGTTGAAGTGTCATTGTGGAGATATCAAGTCACATAATAAtgggaagaaaaaaacagaaaaatttAAGGCAGCAACCGTCCACCAGAATCACGTGATTCTGTGCCAGTTAGAATTCCACTACTACTCACTAAGAGACTATTATAAATATAAtctttcatgtgttatttatcTAACGGGTTAAACTTCATGAATAATTGGTTTATAATGCAAAATTAGAATCtatgataaaattatttaaagttCGATTATGGTCACACCCAACTTTTctaataaaaattgaatttcttCACATTAAacttgttagaaatataatcatttatttatgttttatttaaCAACTTAAATTTTTGGGTTGATGCATTATTTTTCGCATAGCCTCCCTATAATGAGACCAATTTGCAGGGACCAGTTATCATTTTTAATTTGCCTTCTCTTCTCCTCATACTTTAATAATGTACATCCTCACTCTACTCCTGATTTATTTATTATGCATAGTAACGATATGCATAACAAACCAAACTTTCAATGTTCCCACTCACCTCACCCACTTTTTGAAATTCTTTGGTTCTCTATGCTCCGTTCCCATTTAAGTTTCCTGCCGAACTTATGGATGTGGACGAAAACTGAtcatattcaataaaacaaTTATATCGGACAAAGCAGGCTAAACATAAATTAATAGAGTTCATTTTTCTGTCTTAAGAAACCTAGAAGGAGAGGTTAAGGTAAAATGATGAGATTGTAATAGGAAAATGATGAAATGGACCACACATTGTTACAATGCAACATTTATGGTCTACCTAAAACTTAAAAGCAAGAGGCATGTGCATCATTGTTGATGTCATTTGAAACGCCCATAACAAGTGAACGTGCTCTTCATTTCCTCAACCCCCATCATGCCTTTCACCATTCCATTTTACCCTTTACCCATCACTACGCTTTTTTTTAGTGGGGTTTTCAACCCCGCGAGTTATTTAGCGGGAGTTTTGAAAAATTCCGAAGTTACACTCACCACAAATTATTAGCGGCGTTTTTCAGCAAACCCTGGTACCTGTATGTGCATTCAGCGGCggttttaaacctcccttatccGCAAGCTTTTTTTTAACGGGAGTTTTCAACCTCCCTTAAATGCAAGAGATTATTTACAGCTTTAAATCTCTCTTGGCTACTAGAGTTTATTCTTGGGACATTTTTAACCTCATAATCCAAACATCCATAGAGAGAAACTTAAAGTTGCAATATCCAAAATAACAAAACACTTCAAATAAAGAAACAAACAAACCCATGGACAACTTTCAATCCAAAATAACCCAGACACAACTCTCAATCCAAGAAAGCCTTTATATGGCTAGAATGTATCATGAACCAACCTGAATAACATTTATAACTTGTTTGGTTTCCCATCCAAATAAAGTAGTACCAATTAGGAAAGAAATAAATGATATCTTTTGGAGATTACTCCATACAACCTGAAAATGAAAGCTTGAGAAACTGAGATGATCGCAGAAAACTCTCTAGAAACCTTACAGATAAGTAACATCagtagaaagtagaaacaaagAGAGAAAACTGACATCCACCAAATTCCTTGTTTGAGTCTCCGAAAGATAAAACAGAGTTAAGTAAATAACCTGTAGAATATTAAGGATATATAAGAACCTAAAAAACCTTCTATAAAGAGTTTTTCACAAAAGATCTAGACGATGGTATTAAAGTTACCTCACATGAGACGCAACAGTATGCCATAAACATCCTATTTCCATAATATGCCCAGAAAAGCCAATTGTTGCTGTCTTTTACATCTTTATGACTAGCCTTGCCCGCCAAGAAAGTGCTGCATTTAAAGTAAAAAATCCAGCCCAAAATTTTTATCAAAGACCAAACCCAGTAGTATTAGGAGAATCATCAAATCAGAGTTAGGGGGAGAAACACACAAATTTTGATAGAATACCTGTACATTTGCATACAGTGGCTGGAAATATCTAAGGCGAGCAATGACAAGAAGATCAAGCCAGGCCTTTACACAAATTCAGCCCAAAAGTCAGGTGCACATGCTTAAAATTATAACAACTGATGAATCGCTTGAAAGGAGAAATATCTTACTTGTACACTTGTGAAACAATATAAAGAAGTTAAAACAGCAATAATCAGCACATTCCTTTGGCTTGCATGCATACAGAGAGTAAAGAGAGAACATAGAATGACCTGTCTGTTATCAAGTCAAGCACGACTCCAAAGGTTGTCACTGAATCAAGAAAGTAATGAAacgaaatgaagaaaaaaatgaaaatgccAGATTAATAGATTGTTTTATTAGAAGGAACAAATgctttgaaaatttaaaaagaaaaaagaaaaataagagtaAGGAGATGAGAGTTTTCCTAATTGCACAGTAAGGGCATACTTCACAGTTTGTGGTTGTGGCAAACAAGAAGCTTGTTTACAGATTTTTAAATGAATTCACCTTTCATTTTCTAATTATTTGAACTTAACACTTTCGTTTTCTAATTATTTACACCTATTGCATCAACATGCTAATTATTTAAAGATAATGAAAGCATAACACTTTTACCTATTGCGAAGAAACTTTAACTGATGGTGTAGGCTCTATATGTGCTGGAGGATATGCTCCACATTGTGGTTCAGGCGCTGATTTTTGTCAAACTCTGAAAACGCTTGACCTTTGCCATGACTgcataaacaaagcaaaaacaatGAGAATTAGACTATTGCAAGAGTATAATTTCTATGTTGTAGCAGCGACAACAACAGACCTTATTCGGGTCTTTCTTAGCAGTAATGATAATAGCAGTATTACTGACCACAACACAGATTTACATCATCGTTGTCATCATCATTTAGGGGAGAATGACTTTAAATTTATGTCAAGGTAAATGAAAACTGAAACTTTTGGAGTTGCAAGCTTGAATAACGTCAGATTAGCTTGTTTACAGTTTTTTAAATGAATTCACCTTTCATTTTCTAATTATTTGAACTGAAACTTATGTAAACAAGCTTAGATTAGCTTGTTTACAGTTTTTTAAATGAATTCACCTTTCATTTTCTAATTATTTGAACTTAACACTTTCGTTTTCTTATTATTTACACCTATTGCATCAACATGCTAATTATTTAAAGATAATGAAAGCATAACACTTTTACCTATTGCGAAGAAACTTCAACTGATGGTGTAGGCTCTATATGTGTTGGAGGATATGCTCTACATTGTGGTTCAGGTGCTGATTTTTGTCAGACTCTGGAAACGCTTGACCTTTGCCATGATTgcataaacaaagcaaaaacaatGAGAATTAGACTATTGCAAAGTATAATTTCTATGTTGTAGCAGCGACAACAACATACCTTATTCGGGTCTTTCTTAGCAGCAATGATAATAGCAGTATTACTGACCACAACACAGATTTACATCATCGTCGTCATTATCATTTAGGGAAGAATGACTTTAAATTTATGTCAAGGTAAATGAAAACTGAAACTCTTAGAGTTGCAAGCTTGAATACTCACAAACATCAAACCAAACCCATTACATTTTGCACTCAACATATTTCAATTTAAAGATCAGTACACATCTTCTATAACATgtaaaaaaagaaggaaaagaaagaaggtCAATACACATATTCAAATATCTTAAACGAGCTATGAGAGAGGGTGCTTCTACAAAAACGTGTATGTAGTCATTCAAAATGGAAACCACATACTAATAGATCCTCAAAAAATTGTCAGAACTAATATAATACAAGATATGTTTGACAAACTAAGAACATCTCATTTACATATTTTTCCAATCCAAAACAAAATATCaagcaaatgaagcaatgaGCTTACCGTAAAACCACTGGAAACCAAAGTAAAAAACTATAGGTTATTCATAATATAACATATTCTATCATTTGGGGGATAAACTCAATAGCCCTAAAACCAGAACACAGATCATATATTAAATCGGTGGATGACCATGTACTCGAATTGTTTGGTTGGCGGACCATATGTGGTCAGTATGGTCAATGGATAACCATGTACTCGAATAAGCATGTTTGACCGGTTATGGTCGATGAGCGACATGCGCCCAATATGGTTGGATGGTTGGTGGATAACCATGTACCCGAATTAGTATGTTGGTCAGCCTTGGTCGGTTAGTGACATGTGATCGGTAGGTTGGGTGTTCAGTATGATCGGCGGTGATGACAAAATGTTGGCCGCTGAAATAGGAGTCCCTAAACCCTAACTAGAagatgaaaataatattttaacagCAGCTCAAAAAGAAAAGACACAGAGAGGTATGTTAAAAGTTGATTTCTCGTAGTTAACATCCGGAACACACCTTAAAAGAAACAAtgacaaaaaaatttcttaaaaattgattgaaacaCACTGTTACAAGTTTATCCATAGGAAAAAACTTCTTTCACATTTTGATATCCACTTAGACAGAGAGATAACATGaaggaaaaaagagagagagaaatgaaaataaatgtTGACTCACACCTCTCACACTCACACCAACTTAGAAatagaaagataaaaaaaaaaaggagaaataaGAGATCTGATCAATTATGTGATAGGAAGATAAGAGACATATTGTagagaaaatgagataaaacAGAAAGTGAAGTGTAAATTGATCAAAACTTGAGAAATGATAAGTAATGtgatatagaaagaaaaaatgataTCAATGAGTGGTTGAttcaagtggtacatgcttGATTTCCCTTAAGTAAGATCTCGGGTTCGAGTCTTGTGGAGGAAAAAAAATCCCCTCTCGGAGAGTTAGCTCAACCATTATGTGGATGTTTCCGACTCGAACATGATTGCCTCCGAAGAAGAACA
This is a stretch of genomic DNA from Lotus japonicus ecotype B-129 chromosome 1, LjGifu_v1.2. It encodes these proteins:
- the LOC130746186 gene encoding CDP-diacylglycerol--inositol 3-phosphatidyltransferase 1-like, yielding YIVSQVYKPGLIFLSLLALDISSHCMQMYSTFLAGKASHKDVKDSNNWLFWAYYGNRMFMAYCCVSCEVIYLTLFYLSETQTRNLVDVVWSNLQKISFISFLIGTTLFGWETKQVINVIQVGS
- the LOC130746177 gene encoding uncharacterized protein At4g04775-like, with protein sequence MRRPTTSSTSATGSRASSLNALPPGGTCECGELILHLTSHTPKNPGRRFWRCRNFETSKDCGFFLWDDFVQGQGAERQPDLELLKIMHELEDLKRKHDELSRKLEESKKKNNKLQRKLDCETMKNNVAFFSVGFAVLLWVVGLGLFFTSGKFK